The sequence GTGTTTGACTGGTTAGGCTTAGTTTTGTTTTGGTTCGGTCCAGACCCTGTCTGTTGGGCCTGCTTCCCATTTTGGGCCTGAAAACACCCGTTCGACGCACGGCTCGTCTTCGTCGCCGTCTCATCTGCTTCCTCCGCCGGATCTCCTCCTCCCGACCACTCCTCCACCAACAACGCGACATCCATCACCTTTTGCAACCCCTTCGCCCCCATCAGTTTCACTCCTGCCTTAATCTGGGGTCGAAGACCGGATACAAAAACCAGCTCCAAAATCGGATCAGATATCTCCGGCGCATTAGAGGCCAATGCAATAAACTCCCGACGGAAGCTACGCACGGTGCCTGTTTGTTGCAAACGGAGTACTCGTTCGCCAGCGCTTGTGTTAGTTGTTGTTGTAAACTGTTCCAACACTCTAACTTTCATCTGCTCGCAACTCAGGAATGGGTTTCGAGTCCGCTCCCAACGGTACCATGGTAGCGCATCACCGGTGAAGCATATCCGAACGGCCCTCAACTTCTCCTCGTCGGTAAACTCGCCGATCTCGAAGTATTGCTCCACCCGAAGTACCCAACTCTCCGCTTCCTCGCCAGTGAAGAGCGGGATCTCGATCCTTCGTGTTAAAGACTCTTCCCTCCCGTCATAGGCCAACAGTGGTGACCGTTGTCGAGTAACAGATCCAACTCCTGGACCCATTACTGACGCCGATCGACCCCTGTTAACACTCAGAGGTTCCTCCAACACCTCTTTTCCGGATCCTTCCCCCTTGTACAGCGCTGGTTTGGCCGAGTCGACTGGGTTGGAGATCAGATCAGAGGATATCAGCCCTGCCTCTCGCTGATCCCTTCCCTCTGACTGATCTACCTTCCTCAGCTCGAGTCGCTCAAACCCACTTGCCATCATCCGCATCATCTCGTTCATCCGCTCCTCCATGGTCGAGAGCTTTCCTTCCACCGCGACAAACCTCTCATCGTCACGTTGGATCAGCTCCGCCACCTTGTCGTCGTTCTTCTTTGGTGCCATCGCAAGTGTCCAGGTTTgtcttgctctgataccaagttTGTTACGACTAGGGGATCAAGCAAACGATTGTAAAGAAACGAAGTTGTATTTACTTATAGAACAAGCAAATACAACGATAGAGTTTTTCACAGGAGTTCTCTCTCTCCTATAACAATGATCGATCCTCTCTCTCGATAACAAACTCTCTTATTCTCTACTACTTTTATAATAAGCAAAAGCAATTAAACACGTCACCAACATCCCATGTGCGTAGCCCCAAAGCCGTTAGTGACGATTCCTCCTTATCCTCTTTATTCCTCAGTCCTTCTAGAAGCTTCTTCCTCCTTAAGCCGTCTTCTGTTTTGGGCCTCTCCTCTGATACTGGTACAGAATCGGTGGCCTTATAGACTCGTACGTAACATACTCTCCGTGATATGATATCCACTCGTCCCTCTTTGTATCATCGTCAACTTTTTTTTACGCCTATAATCCCTAGTTTTCAGAGTGTGAAGAGTTCCCAAAAGGTCACCTCATGGACATCAATGTTCGAATCCTCCTCTCCCTCTCAGCTCTCTGCGCACTTGGTGTGCTTTTCAGCTTCTCAAGCTCTTCCGTCAGATAAATCCCCACTTGATCTATATAGTTGAGTAGCTCTGGAGTGAGGGCCTCCTCTCCATCAGATAATTCTTCTTTGAGTGAGAGCAACTTCTGCTGAACCCAAGCGATGGAAGAGGGGTGGTTGACTCCAGCGGATGCAACAGCACTGGCCAAAGAATACCTGAGCTCGAGCTGAGACAGTGGTACACGGTCAACTGCTCTCCTTCTCTCAGTACCCGCCTGCAGAATGGACTATGGCTAAACAAGCAAGCCTTACGCAAAAGTCGTTGTTAAAAGCAAGTGAGGCGAGTCTAACCCTAACAACAGCAGTATCAAGGAGGGGCCTTGGACCAACCACTGCTCTCCTTCTCTCAGTACCCACCTGCACAAAAGATTATGGCTAAACAAGCAAGCCTTAAGCAAAATTGGTTGTTAAAATTGAGTGAAGCTAGGCTAACCCTATTCATATCAGTGGTATCAGCGAGGGCCCTCCTTGAAGGTGAAGCACGAGGACGAGGACGAGGCCTTCCACGCCGCCAAATACCACCTCTTGCTTGCACAGTCCATGTAGTTTCATCGTCAACGAAGATCCTTCCGTGCTGTCTGTTGAGAAACAATGATGCAAAATCAATTTGTCGTTCGAGTCTATCGCGCCCTTCCGCCATCTCCGCTTCTGCAAATTGGTTAACTAGACGGTTAGAATCAATTGATCTTTTTGGgtctaaccaaaaaaaaaaaaccgattcgaactaaaccctaatttcattCCTTTCCATAAACTCATCGAACCTAGTTCTCTACGATCCTATGATCCTAGTAAAAGAGCAATCGGTGGTTCATCGAGATGTTTACCTTTGATATATGTTTACTCTAATCGCTTGGTGTTATGTGAGAGAGAGACGTTGAGACTTTAGAGACACACACGCGAGGCTCTCCtctggtttggtttaaatacaTTTgaaaacaagctgtccctaacgggtatatttttttttcaaattactaTTACCTTTCAAAAACGAGTAAtgatttttgaaactgttttttttcttttttttttttgataatctagGTAATCCGGACACCCCGGAGGGAACACGGCTAGCACCTAAGTACACCTCCGCAGAAGGCATCCTGGAGGACCGCCCTTTTCacttgtttgttttttgttttttagtttttttgtttttgctaatAATGTAAACTAGGCTAAGATCCGCGCAATGCGCGgaataaacattttatatacaaataataatttatatattattatttattttatgttttttaaatattatgaaactAGATGTTTTGCCCTCGACGAGGgcttaaacatttttataaatttttgaaaaaaaattttgtatactatcttcattatactaaaataaatcttaaaataacttaatattatatttttaattatataattaaaaacaaatatttgattaatatttaattatataatttatgtttttaactttttactaaaatactttttcagataacaatataatatatatataaattatcttttttaattatctttttagattatggataattcaatattcaatttttaattatataatttagaattttatttgattaatatttagttatataatttatgtttttaaaattttactaaaaaactttttcagataacattataatatatacataaattatctctgtttaaattatattttcagattttggataattcttactgttgttaattttaatttattatctaatcaaataaattaaaattgtttttttattttttaatttatctatacattttattcattaagggtgtaaacgatattaaccactctataaaatttatttgattaac is a genomic window of Brassica napus cultivar Da-Ae chromosome A2, Da-Ae, whole genome shotgun sequence containing:
- the LOC125584266 gene encoding protein POLYCHOME-like encodes the protein MAEGRDRLERQIDFASLFLNRQHGRIFVDDETTWTVQARGGIWRRGRPRPRPRASPSRRALADTTDMNRVGTERRRAVVGPRPLLDTAVVRAGTERRRAVDRVPLSQLELRYSLASAVASAGVNHPSSIAWVQQKLLSLKEELSDGEEALTPELLNYIDQVGIYLTEELEKLKSTPSAQRAERERRIRTLMSMR